A single region of the Fusarium fujikuroi IMI 58289 draft genome, chromosome FFUJ_chr05 genome encodes:
- a CDS encoding related to Bud10 protein — translation MASFILAVLLLTISGLTNSQPTINYPINSQLPPVARVDEPFSYVFSRYTFRSDSKISYSLGDAPKWISIDSKDRRLYGIPTNDTVPSGDVVGQTVEIIAKDDSGSTLLSSTLVVSRNKGPSLKTPLLKQIQDFGDYSPPSSLISYPSTELRFTFDADTFEYQPNMINYYATSGDGSPLPAWMMFDAGSLTFSGKTPPFESLIQPPQTFDFQLVASDIVGFSAVSVAFSVIVGRHKLSVDNPNITLNTTRGKKLAYSGLADGIKLDNKPVKIDDIDISTDGMPDWLSLDKNTWDIEGIPGKGDHSTNFTITLRDSYQDTINIYATVNVSTALFRSTFDGIKVEAGKDVDLDLRPYFWDPEDIDLQISTNPKKDWLKLDGFNITGKIPVSASGDLNISVTASSKTLDDTETEVLNLSVIPFEPTSSSTTQSRTSSTSTGTSTSVAPTGSSSEPDVQLSDSDGSLTTGILLLAILLPLLVVIFLSMLLVCCLLRRRRKRQTYLSSKFRHKISGPVLDSLRVNGGSAAMREADKVEIIAAAGKQQRHPIRTPHSDMDSGTLVMTSPTLGFMATPLVPPRFVAEDSNTSVSRSLGTSNSEDERRSWVTVGTTTAGRPSRDSLRSQRSNSTLSQSTSQLIPPPVFLSDARRRSFMGGNDAADSSLNGLPSIQSQRALFQQGSDYYTSGNESSLAFASSHLSSPRLLTRVPTRAPDAGLGSHASVGDSEGPSMGATQSLPVLIRPELERLSTQELLGEDVGPGSRPWYDLEAPRGYVSDPSFGSGENWRVYESQRDGTGASYHQLVDESPFHPLRPSTVISSSRCGAQPGERASSELISPSQWGDTQNSIRGSLASLRQGLGHSMSKLSRLSVDPLSFPGSRHSKPAGNSSVNWRREDSGKSEGGSYAFL, via the coding sequence atggcttccTTCATACTCGCTGTTCTCCTTCTCACTATCTCAGGACTCACAAATTCTCAGCCAACAATCAACTACCCGATTAACTCTCAGTTACCACCAGTAGCCCGGGTAGATGAGCCCTTCTCTTACGTCTTCTCTCGTTACACATTTCGATCAGACTCCAAAATATCATACTCGCTCGGAGATGCGCCAAAATGGATTTCTATCGACAGCAAAGATCGCCGTCTTTATGGCATCCCGACCAACGACACCGTTCCCAGTGGCGATGTGGTAGGCCAGACAGTAGAGATCATTGCCAAGGATGATTCTGGCTCAACGTTGCTAAGTTCGACTCTGGTCGTGTCTAGGAACAAAGGCCCCTCCCTCAAAACACCACTTCTGAAGCAGATTCAAGATTTTGGCGACTATTCGCCGCCGTCATCACTAATCTCATATCCTTCTACGGAGCTCAGATTTACTTTTGATGCCGACACATTTGAATACCAGCCCAATATGATCAACTATTATGCGACTTCGGGCGATGGCAGTCCCTTACCTGCTTGGATGATGTTCGATGCTGGCTCATTGACATTTAGTGGCAAGACACCTCCTTTCGAGTCACTTATCCAGCCTCCTCAAACGTTTGACTTCCAGCTTGTCGCTTCGGACATTGTTGGCTTTTCTGCCGTGTCAGTTGCCTTCTCTGTCATTGTGGGTAGACACAAACTTAGTGTTGACAACCCCAACATCACTCTGAACACTACCAGAGGGAAGAAGCTTGCATATAGCGGGCTAGcagatggcatcaagcttgacaatAAGCCTGTGAAGATCGACGACATTGATATTTCAACAGATGGTATGCCGGACTGGCTGTCGCTGGACAAGAATACATGGGATATCGAGGGAATACCAGGGAAAGGCGATCATTCAAccaacttcaccatcacGCTCCGCGACTCATACCAAGACACAATCAACATATACGCCACTGTCAATGTCTCGACTGCTCTGTTTCGCTCAACTTTTGACGGTATCAAGGTCGAGGCTGGAAAAGATGTCGATCTTGATTTGCGGCCCTATTTCTGGGACCCTGAGGACATTGACCTTCAGATTTCAACCAACCCGAAGAAGGATTGGCTAAAGCTTGATGGCTTTAACATCACCGGGAAGATCCCAGTATCCGCTTCAGGAGATCTAAATATCTCTGTGACAGCTTCGTCAAAGACTTTGGATGACACAGAGACCGAGGTTCTAAATTTGAGCGTCATACCGTTCGAGCCCACATCCTCATCGACAACTCAATCTCgcacttcatcaacatctacGGGCACGTCTACTTCTGTCGCGCCCACCGGAAGCTCTTCAGAGCCTGATGTACAGTTGTCTGATTCGGATGGGAGTCTGACGACTggtatcctcctcctcgcgattcttctgcctcttctggTCGTCATATTCCTATCTATGCTGCTTGTTTGTTGTCTCCTTCGCCGCCGCCGCAAACGACAAACATATCTCTCGTCCAAGTTTCGCCATAAGATCTCCGGGCCCGTGCTCGACAGCCTTCGTGTTAACGGGGGCTCAGCGGCAATGCGAGAGGCCGACAAGGTCGAGATTATAGCAGCTGCAGGTAAACAACAACGCCACCCTATCAGGACGCCCCATTCTGATATGGATTCGGGGACGTTGGTTATGACATCTCCAACATTGGGATTCATGGCGACACCTCTTGTTCCCCCGAGATTCGTCGCTGAGGATTCTAACACCAGTGTATCTCGGTCCCTCGGCACATCTAACAGTGAGGACGAAAGAAGATCCTGGGTCACAGTTGGAACTACAACTGCAGGGCGGCCAAGTCGTGACTCTTTGAGGAGCCAACGATCGAACTCAACATTATCGCAGTCAACCAGTCAACTGATACCACCACCAGTGTTTTTATCGGATGCAAGACGAAGGTCTTTCATGGGGGGTAACGATGCAGCCGACTCCTCGCTCAATGGTCTCCCAAGCATTCAATCGCAAAGAGCATTGTTCCAGCAGGGCTCTGACTACTACACAAGTGGCAATGAAAGCTCATTGGCTTTCGCTTCCTCACATCTTTCCAGTCCAAGGCTCTTGACTAGGGTTCCAACACGAGCGCCAGATGCTGGGCTCGGTTCTCATGCCTCAGTAGGTGATAGTGAGGGCCCTTCAATGGGGGCAACTCAGAGCCTGCCAGTATTGATACGACCGGAGCTAGAACGTCTGTCCACCCAGGAACTACTGGGAGAGGATGTTGGCCCTGGTAGCAGACCATGGTATGATTTGGAGGCACCCAGAGGATATGTCAGCGATCCTTCGTTTGGTTCCGGAGAGAACTGGCGCGTGTACGAATCACAGCGCGATGGAACAGGCGCATCATATCACCAGCTAGTTGATGAGTCGCCTTTCCATCCACTTCGGCCAAGCACGGTGATAAGTTCGAGCCGCTGTGGAGCACAGCCTGGAGAGCGGGCAAGCTCGGAATTGATATCCCCAAGTCAATGGGGAGATACTCAGAACAGCATCCGGGGATCATTGGCGTCTTTACGGCAAGGCTTGGGGCATTCGATGAGCAAGTTGTCTCGCTTAAGTGTCGATCCGCTCAGTTTTCCTGGCAGCAGACACTCGAAGCCAGCAGGAAACTCATCTGTGaattggagaagagaagactcaGGCAAGTCAGAAGGTGGCAGCTATGCCTTTCTCTGA
- a CDS encoding related to putative N2,N2-dimethylguanosine tRNA methyltransferase yields the protein MSSPPSSPLIDAVTISEDIAPLPSFKASGVATVDFDGVLSSPLKVHEDVRSGCGGQTWPAGMLLGKHMLRYHKDRLADARILELGAGGGLIGLAVALECQLQNQLLVTDQLEMYELMKHNIELNNLQDKAKAMVLNWGEDLPAAVLEQKPDVILAGECVYFEPAFPLLMSTLKALLELNPAAVVYFCFKKRRRADMTFVKMAKKAFKVEEIFDEDRPVFQRQGLFLFSFTSRPTTSQTKTTRKESQPQLSR from the exons ATGAGCAGTCCGCCGTCGTCCCCTCTGATAGACGCGGTCACCATCAGCGAGGATATCGCTCCATTGCCGTCCTTCAAGGCCAGTGGCGTTGCGACTGTCGATTTCGATGGCGTTCTCTCCAGTCCTCTCAAGGTGCACGAAGATGTGCGATCTGGTTGTGGTGGGCAAACGTGGCCCGCGGGAATGCTTCTCGGCAAGCATATGTTGCGTTACCACAAAGACCGACTTGCTGACGCTCGGAT ATTGGAGCTTGGAGCTGGCGGAGGTCTCATCGGTCTTGCCGTCGCCTTAGAATGTCAGCTTCAGAACCAGTTGTTAGTGACGGACCAGCTGGAGATGTATGAGTTGATGAAGCACAACATCGAACTGAACAACCTACAAGACAAAGCCAAGGCGATGGTGCTCAACTG GGGCGAAGACTTGCCAGCTGCCGTGCTAGAGCAAAAGCCAGACGTGATATTGGCTGGCGAATGTGTCTATTTCGAACCTGCTTTCCCTCTGCTGATGTCTACGCTTAAGGCTCTATTAGAGCTTAACCCCGCAGCTGTCGTGTACTTTTGTttcaagaagaggagacGCGCGGACATGACCTTTGTCAAAATGGCCAAGAAAGCGTTCAAGGTCGAAGAAATATTCGACGAGGATAGGCCCGTTTTCCAGCGCCAgggccttttcctcttttctttcaccAGCCGCCCAACCACAAGCCAAACCAAGACTACCAGAAAAGAAAGTCAACCTCAACtgtcaagatga